The Acidianus manzaensis genome has a window encoding:
- a CDS encoding RAMP superfamily CRISPR-associated protein — MKACLFNLKFLTPNGIRIGTKIEGENTIYALKFRDKYVIPSTSWKGMFRRITESVSQSAKYIYGYHDEKESLAGAITISDSLIDAKSVVRPHVTIDRKSKTNLEKSLFSEEIVLTPVVNVKVILRGDDEIFNGWKETLRYLRDLGYFIGQGKSRGIGYIRLDDKESEYAYVSVEEKPKFRSLAEFLGTNE; from the coding sequence ATGAAAGCTTGTTTATTTAACCTAAAATTCTTAACTCCGAACGGGATAAGAATAGGAACTAAAATTGAAGGAGAAAATACAATTTATGCGTTAAAATTCAGGGATAAATATGTTATACCTTCAACTAGTTGGAAAGGGATGTTTAGGAGGATAACGGAGTCAGTGAGTCAGTCAGCTAAATACATTTACGGATATCATGATGAAAAGGAGAGCTTAGCGGGAGCAATAACAATATCTGATAGTTTAATAGACGCTAAATCCGTGGTAAGGCCTCATGTTACTATAGATAGAAAATCAAAGACTAACTTAGAGAAATCATTATTTTCAGAAGAAATAGTGCTAACTCCAGTAGTGAATGTAAAGGTAATACTAAGGGGTGACGATGAAATATTTAATGGATGGAAAGAGACGTTAAGATACTTAAGAGATTTAGGATATTTTATAGGTCAAGGAAAAAGCAGAGGAATAGGATACATAAGGCTTGATGATAAGGAAAGTGAATACGCTTACGTATCGGTTGAAGAGAAGCCTAAATTTAGATCGCTGGCAGAATTCCTGGGTACCAATGAATAA
- a CDS encoding RAMP superfamily CRISPR-associated protein, protein MRFKVFIKNYTALTIGGGAEGRTDISLNDLIIPPSSIKGSMRTAINKFLPQNYTSCGKIRPEEITEKHKELGKPCDVCLLFGYPKSRDIGCFTINIVTDLEKLDKVSFTRVAIDDKTQKAVEGGLFSQEAISPESEVVIEVNFRDSCRERMLKLLLYSLSALRLWRLGRNAMIDLKIENICEKYKCDEEMKKIVTNLENYLW, encoded by the coding sequence ATGAGGTTCAAAGTTTTTATTAAAAATTACACTGCGTTAACGATAGGCGGTGGAGCTGAAGGAAGGACAGATATTTCATTAAATGATCTAATTATTCCGCCGTCATCCATAAAGGGAAGTATGAGGACTGCAATAAATAAATTTTTACCGCAAAATTATACTAGCTGTGGGAAGATTAGACCAGAAGAAATAACTGAAAAACATAAAGAACTTGGAAAACCTTGCGATGTCTGCTTACTATTTGGTTATCCAAAATCTAGGGATATAGGATGTTTTACCATAAATATTGTGACAGATTTGGAAAAATTGGATAAAGTTTCATTTACTAGAGTAGCCATTGATGATAAAACTCAGAAGGCAGTGGAAGGGGGATTATTTTCGCAAGAAGCAATATCTCCGGAAAGTGAAGTGGTAATAGAAGTGAATTTCAGAGATTCGTGTCGTGAAAGGATGCTTAAATTGCTTCTTTACTCTTTGTCCGCTTTAAGGCTATGGAGGTTAGGAAGGAATGCTATGATTGATCTTAAAATTGAAAACATATGCGAAAAATATAAATGTGATGAAGAAATGAAAAAAATTGTAACTAATTTAGAAAACTATTTATGGTGA
- a CDS encoding HD domain-containing protein yields MRGKLLVPELKVRFVDESKNQELKEKVVQVLTVFADISSNVCPDHAIDVYADLLSFIFKAPMLLSYAPSSGNYLSTAYEYFFTYVIARHCNVINYTNVEDLMKKLEDLRKKLNLTQISGYINSIKEIYEALLYTPADTRPGYNVSSLASHLQLTSILVWLLQASSLDLNYLRIAALLHDLGKLFEPEHHVKAGVEILDKVLANIGKDNKIYDPLTRVRDIVLQHHSDYDSILSKADELASSADRLSKIIGKALEGSEDEKCYKLRREESFECFNQLGKEKYEELSVTLFKYLLGTLIDKKSELKVFQSDKKVNVAKVVPNDLIGYLVYIDFPSIQKFISSFPNLRDMSFASMLVDFMTTVSSFVYIDNLFYNITNGKSRIPAEALLSGYGGHSYIVVRKDIGSDLENKLASLRDLGKDEFGVKLSVRIAEFAYRNYVRNFAEVTPYLYSSTERYVVNSEEEEVYSLGFHVVCDNCGIRPAVEIVSINNENMKLCSLCYKVNSLSINRGFSAKVNSTYIVGNYTINPESFRKDIDPMEFIAGYRDPNDSTYLSLIKADGNYGGEIFRNSITFSDYIDRSFRLDYGIKTSFYETLKELLDLGSLSEQDKENIASRILSGVLYLGGDDVLIFSPAIISLPFAVKMFQRAEEYTGFTFKVGVLTIKPDHPIQFAIRAVDQLMEDAKIEGSPKTSISCLTFESSLATDGVVRRIEDGNSYLLLKNELKDVEGVLNMLGYMDFKNVLSYYYDKKQGKKKTREKLGYINYIVEYSFENDFLSTLAYMLRYKFRAESKEEKDLISFILRKYVEIKEKEGKEILPIQDYFYMLKTFRLGVGL; encoded by the coding sequence ATGAGGGGAAAGCTTCTAGTTCCTGAATTAAAAGTTAGGTTTGTTGATGAAAGTAAGAATCAAGAATTGAAGGAGAAGGTAGTTCAAGTGTTGACTGTGTTTGCTGATATTTCTTCTAATGTTTGTCCTGATCATGCTATCGATGTTTACGCTGATTTGCTTTCGTTTATATTTAAGGCTCCGATGTTGTTGTCTTATGCTCCGTCGAGTGGTAATTATTTGTCTACTGCTTATGAATATTTCTTTACTTATGTTATTGCTAGGCATTGTAATGTGATTAATTACACGAATGTTGAGGATTTGATGAAGAAATTAGAGGATTTAAGGAAGAAATTGAATCTTACTCAGATTTCTGGTTATATTAATTCTATAAAGGAAATTTATGAGGCTTTGCTTTATACTCCTGCTGATACTAGGCCTGGGTACAATGTTTCTTCTTTGGCTTCTCATCTTCAGTTGACTTCTATTTTGGTTTGGCTTCTTCAAGCGTCTTCTCTGGATTTGAATTATTTGAGGATTGCTGCTTTGCTTCACGATTTGGGGAAATTGTTTGAACCTGAGCATCACGTTAAGGCTGGAGTGGAGATTTTGGATAAAGTTTTGGCTAATATAGGTAAAGATAATAAGATTTATGATCCTTTGACCAGGGTTAGGGATATAGTTTTACAGCATCATTCTGATTACGATTCTATTCTGAGTAAGGCTGACGAACTGGCTTCTTCCGCTGATAGGTTAAGTAAGATTATTGGTAAGGCTTTGGAGGGTTCTGAAGATGAGAAGTGTTATAAACTGAGGAGGGAGGAGTCTTTTGAATGTTTTAATCAGTTAGGTAAGGAAAAGTACGAGGAGCTTAGCGTTACTTTGTTTAAGTATTTGCTTGGTACTTTGATTGACAAAAAGTCTGAATTGAAGGTTTTCCAGAGCGATAAAAAGGTTAATGTCGCGAAGGTTGTACCTAATGATCTTATAGGTTATTTGGTTTACATAGATTTTCCAAGTATTCAGAAGTTTATTTCTAGTTTTCCGAATTTGAGGGATATGTCTTTTGCCAGTATGTTGGTTGATTTCATGACTACAGTTTCTTCCTTTGTTTACATTGATAATTTATTTTACAATATTACTAATGGAAAGTCCAGGATTCCTGCCGAGGCTTTACTGAGTGGTTATGGAGGACATTCTTACATCGTGGTGAGGAAGGATATTGGGTCTGATTTAGAGAATAAGTTGGCTAGTTTAAGGGATTTGGGAAAGGACGAATTTGGAGTTAAGCTTTCTGTTAGGATTGCTGAGTTTGCTTATAGGAATTACGTTAGGAATTTTGCTGAGGTTACTCCTTATCTTTATTCTTCTACTGAAAGGTATGTTGTAAACTCTGAGGAGGAGGAAGTTTACTCTCTAGGGTTTCACGTGGTTTGCGATAACTGTGGAATAAGACCAGCTGTAGAAATAGTGTCGATCAATAACGAGAATATGAAGTTATGTTCTCTGTGTTATAAGGTTAACTCTCTTTCGATTAACAGGGGATTTTCTGCTAAGGTTAATTCTACTTATATTGTTGGAAATTATACTATAAATCCTGAAAGTTTTAGGAAGGATATAGATCCTATGGAGTTCATAGCTGGATATAGGGATCCGAATGATAGTACTTACTTATCCTTGATAAAGGCTGATGGAAATTACGGTGGGGAAATTTTTAGAAATAGTATTACTTTCTCTGATTATATTGATAGGAGTTTTAGGTTAGACTATGGAATAAAGACTTCGTTTTATGAAACGTTGAAGGAGTTGTTAGACTTAGGCAGTTTGTCAGAACAGGATAAGGAGAATATTGCTTCAAGGATTTTATCTGGAGTTCTCTATTTGGGCGGAGACGATGTTTTGATTTTTTCTCCTGCAATAATTTCTTTGCCTTTTGCTGTGAAGATGTTTCAGAGGGCTGAAGAGTATACTGGTTTTACTTTTAAGGTTGGTGTACTTACGATAAAGCCTGATCATCCAATACAGTTTGCTATAAGGGCTGTAGATCAATTGATGGAGGATGCTAAAATAGAAGGAAGTCCTAAAACTTCTATTTCTTGTTTGACTTTTGAATCATCTTTAGCGACGGACGGAGTAGTTAGGAGAATAGAAGATGGGAATTCATATTTATTGCTTAAGAATGAATTGAAGGATGTTGAAGGAGTTTTGAATATGTTAGGTTATATGGACTTTAAGAATGTGTTATCTTATTATTACGATAAGAAACAAGGTAAGAAGAAGACTAGGGAGAAATTGGGTTACATAAATTACATTGTAGAATATTCTTTTGAGAATGATTTTCTTTCGACTTTAGCTTATATGCTTAGGTATAAGTTTAGGGCTGAATCTAAGGAGGAAAAGGATTTGATCAGTTTTATTCTGAGGAAGTACGTTGAAATAAAGGAGAAAGAAGGTAAGGAAATACTTCCAATTCAAGATTATTTTTACATGTTAAAGACTTTTAGGTTAGGTGTTGGTTTATGA
- a CDS encoding RAMP superfamily CRISPR-associated protein produces the protein MSQSHIQRSEYTPRNRVSGFSGIINVEMTVVSDYLHVGSGEYSVEVLKPISDVDKLVDQALKGDIPNEVNNFFSQEMYLMNHYEGKTVIPGSTIKGMVRTRLELAIPGSCYIVDSRGSNYSPRYKSIFKPEHKKSDRFDPEDYPNVCPVCNLLGNSGLASRVNFSDFVSSDKTDVIKISNVGYEVAKKGARFSGKVVYNSLSKEELGMLFYGFGIRVQNGRVLSKVQLLGRFKYEDKRFGRVTFSIGAVNSSDVISSIQAFQTKYRPRDFKEDW, from the coding sequence GTGTCTCAATCCCATATCCAAAGGAGTGAGTATACTCCTAGAAATAGAGTGAGCGGATTTAGTGGAATTATTAATGTTGAAATGACTGTGGTTTCTGATTATCTTCACGTTGGAAGTGGTGAGTATAGTGTTGAAGTTTTAAAGCCGATTTCTGATGTGGATAAGTTGGTTGATCAGGCATTAAAAGGTGATATACCTAATGAGGTTAATAATTTCTTTTCTCAGGAAATGTATTTGATGAATCATTATGAGGGAAAGACTGTAATTCCCGGTTCTACTATTAAGGGGATGGTTAGGACTAGGTTGGAGTTAGCTATACCTGGTAGCTGTTATATTGTGGATAGCAGGGGAAGTAATTATTCTCCAAGGTATAAGAGTATATTTAAACCTGAGCATAAGAAGAGTGATAGGTTTGATCCAGAGGATTATCCTAATGTTTGCCCGGTGTGTAATCTTTTGGGTAATTCTGGTTTGGCTAGTAGGGTGAATTTTTCTGATTTTGTATCCAGTGATAAGACTGACGTAATTAAGATAAGTAATGTTGGATATGAGGTTGCTAAAAAGGGTGCTAGGTTTTCTGGAAAGGTTGTCTATAATTCTTTAAGTAAGGAGGAGTTAGGAATGTTGTTTTATGGTTTTGGGATTAGGGTTCAGAATGGGAGAGTCTTAAGTAAGGTTCAGCTTTTGGGAAGATTTAAGTATGAGGATAAGAGGTTTGGTAGGGTTACTTTTTCTATTGGTGCTGTCAATTCTTCTGATGTTATCTCTTCTATTCAAGCTTTTCAAACTAAATATAGGCCAAGAGATTTTAAGGAGGATTGGTAG